Within Pseudomonas sp. LBUM920, the genomic segment CGGCCGACCCAACTGATGTAGAGCTGGTCGCGGGCGGACAGCAGGGCTTCGAGCAGCAGGTAGCGATCGTCCTCGCGGCGTGAACGGTCGCCGGGGCGGTAGTCGCTGCCCATCAGGTCGAAGTCCAACGGCGGTTGCGCGCGCGGGTAATCCCCGTCGTTCATGCCGAGCAGGCAAACGAGTTTGAACGGGATGGCGCGCATGGGCATCAGGGTGCAAAAATTGACAGCTCCGGCGAGGAAGCGCTGGGACAGACGGCCCTGGTCCAGGCCGGCCAACCAAGCCTCGCGGACTACAGTGAGGGGTAACTCGTCCTGCAGGCCGACGGACTCGCAGGTTTCCAGCCAGTCCTCTCTCAGTTGTTCGAGTTGGCCTAAGAGGTAGTCGTCGTGTTCGCTGCTGGGCAGGAAGAAGAGTTGCATCAGGCGTTGCAGGCGTTCACCCCACTCATGGGGCGCTGCCGGTTGAGACAAGGCCTGATGGGCGTCGTTTAGCGCATCGAGCAAGGAGACCAACGGGCCGATCAGGGCCGCGTCGAGGCCGCCGATTTCATCGTAGGGCTCAATGCCGTCGCAGGCGACGCCGGTGCCGACGGCGTAACCCAACAGCATGCGGCGCAGGCCAAATCGCCAGCTGTTTTGTTCCAGCTCATGCGGCAAGCCGAGGCCCGCGCGTTGCTCGGCGTTGAGGCCCCAACGGATGCCCGCCCCCTCGATCCAGCGGTGCAACGTAGGCAGGTCACGCTCCTTGATGGCAAAACGTTCGCGCAAGGCGGGGACGTCGAGCAGGTCGAGGATTTCGCTGACCGGGAAGCGGCTGTCCGGGAGTTTGAGCAGGTGTTCCACGGCGATCAGCAGAGGGTCGCGGCCACGCTGGCCTTGGTCGGTAAGGGTGAAGGGAATGAAGCGTGGGTCGCTTCGCTCAAGTTGGCCAAACACGGCGCGAATGTGCGGCGCGTAGCTGTCAACGTCAGGGACCATGACGATGATGTCGCGCGGGCGCAGCGTCGGGTCGGCACTGAAACGTTGGAGCAATTGGTCGTGGAGAATTTCCACTTCGCGTTGGGCGCTGTGGGCGATGTGGAAGCGGATGGAGCTGTCGTTATTTAGATCGACGGCCGGCCATAGCTCGCGCGTTTCGTTGAGTGGGCGCAGTTCGAGGATGTCATCCTGCAACTGGTTGAGCAGCGTGGTGGGCTCGCTGTCACTGAACAGGTCGATGCGGCCATCACGGAAGGCGGCGCGGTAGCTGTTGGGGTCGTCGTAACTGTCCAGCAGGCTGATGTAGTCACGGCCCTGTTTGCCCCAAGCGGCCAGCAGCGGGTGTGCGTGCTGGTGCAGGGTTTGCGGATCGATGGTGACCGGCATGCCGACTTTGCGCGCTTGGCGTTTGTATTCATTACGCAGCAGGTCCTTGTCGGCAACGATGTCGGACCAGTGATGACGGCAAGGGTTGTGCACGCAGAGCAGGACTTGGCTGAACCTCGCTAAGCCGGCGAGCGCCTCAAGGGCTTGCGCAGGCAATGAGGAAATGCCGAAAACAATCACTCGGGATGGTAAGCCTGCGGGCGCCTGTTCAAGGGTATTGATGCGTTCAATAAAGCGCTGGTGCACACCGGCTCGGCTTTCGGCCATCCCCTCCTCACCGACGTCGATCAGCAACGCACGCCACAATTCGGCCTGCCAGCAGTTTGCGGGATTAAGGGGCTTGGATTCGCCTCGCCCGTTACGCAATTGGTGGCGGCCAGCAGCCCAGTCTTCCAGCCAGTCGGCACGGTAGACCTGGTATTGGTCGAACAGGTCGGCCAGGCGTTCAGCCAGTTGATAGCGTTTGCGCAGGTCAGTGTCGTGAGTAAGGAAGCGCTGCAACGGCTCGAAGTGCGGTTGATCGATGAGTTCAGGGAGCAGGCGCATCAGGCGCCATGTCAGAGGCGCTTTATCGAGCAGGGACTTGGGCGGGATTTCGTCACGGCCCAGGACCATGCGATAGAGCTGCCACATGAAGCTGCCGGGCAGTTGCACGTCGATTGCCGCAGCGATGCCGCAGCCCCCCATGTCGTCGTCTTCTGGGTCTTCGGCCAGGGCTAACTTGAGCCATTGGGCGATGCCGTTGCTTTGTACCAGAGCGATTTCGTTTTCCAAGGGCGCGAGCGGATAGCGGCGCATCCAGCTGACCACCAGGCTGCGCAGCTCGTCCAGGCGGTTGCCGTGAACCACCATGAATCCAGCGCTGAGGGACGTCGCATCCGGCATAACGGCTTCCTTGGGAAAAGCAAAATCGAGGCAGCGACTTTAGCATTGAAGGCCGCCGCAGGCTGCAAGTGAGGCAAGCCGACTGAAACGGTGATGACCGGAATGTTTTCGACCGCCCAAAACAAAGCCCCTGTTTGCGTTAGCAAACAGGGGCTTTGGAATTTAATCTTGACGATGACCTACTCTCACATGGGGAAACCCCACACTACCATCGGCGATGCATCGTTTCACTGCTGAGTTCGGGATGGGATCAGGTGGTTCCAATGCTCTATGGTCGTCAAGAAATTCGGGTACTGAGTCGTGACCATGTGGCCTCGCTTCAGTAAATTGGGTATGTGATAGCTTTCGGTGTTTTGTGAGATTCGAACTTTCGGTTCATTTCGTCTTCACACACCGCAATCTGGTCTCTTCGCTTTTTAGCGCAGAGCATGCAAATTGCTTGGGTGTTATATGGTCAAGCCTCACGGGCAATTAGTATTGGTTAGCTCAACGCCTCACAGCGCTTACACACCCAACCTATCAACGTCGTAGTCTTCGACGGCCCTTCAGGGAACTCAAGGTTCCAGTGAGATCTCATCTTGAGGCTAGTTTCCCGCTTAGATGCTTTCAGCGGTTATCTATTCCGAACATAGCTACCCGGCAATGCCACTGGCGTGACAACCGGAACACCAGAGGTTCGTCCACTCCGGTCCTCTCGTACTAGGAGCAGCCCCTCTCAAATCTCAAACGTCCACGGCAGATAGGGACCGAACTGTCTCACGACGTTCTAAACCCAGCTCGCG encodes:
- the recC gene encoding exodeoxyribonuclease V subunit gamma, with translation MPDATSLSAGFMVVHGNRLDELRSLVVSWMRRYPLAPLENEIALVQSNGIAQWLKLALAEDPEDDDMGGCGIAAAIDVQLPGSFMWQLYRMVLGRDEIPPKSLLDKAPLTWRLMRLLPELIDQPHFEPLQRFLTHDTDLRKRYQLAERLADLFDQYQVYRADWLEDWAAGRHQLRNGRGESKPLNPANCWQAELWRALLIDVGEEGMAESRAGVHQRFIERINTLEQAPAGLPSRVIVFGISSLPAQALEALAGLARFSQVLLCVHNPCRHHWSDIVADKDLLRNEYKRQARKVGMPVTIDPQTLHQHAHPLLAAWGKQGRDYISLLDSYDDPNSYRAAFRDGRIDLFSDSEPTTLLNQLQDDILELRPLNETRELWPAVDLNNDSSIRFHIAHSAQREVEILHDQLLQRFSADPTLRPRDIIVMVPDVDSYAPHIRAVFGQLERSDPRFIPFTLTDQGQRGRDPLLIAVEHLLKLPDSRFPVSEILDLLDVPALRERFAIKERDLPTLHRWIEGAGIRWGLNAEQRAGLGLPHELEQNSWRFGLRRMLLGYAVGTGVACDGIEPYDEIGGLDAALIGPLVSLLDALNDAHQALSQPAAPHEWGERLQRLMQLFFLPSSEHDDYLLGQLEQLREDWLETCESVGLQDELPLTVVREAWLAGLDQGRLSQRFLAGAVNFCTLMPMRAIPFKLVCLLGMNDGDYPRAQPPLDFDLMGSDYRPGDRSRREDDRYLLLEALLSARDQLYISWVGRSIRDNSDRPASVLIGQLRDHIASGWHNADQQELLEAMTQEHPLQPFSARYFHEGDALFSYAREWQLLHEAPEVPVKEHELAEHQQEEPLSLGQLQDFLRNPVKHFFSQRLKVFFEAAEVPLADEEPFVLDALQRYSLSDSLLNAALTQPDHVDQALNAQALRLQGSGLLPMVGFGECLRNELIEPLPDLLQRYRHLLALWPTPQTTAEPISFEHQGIQLEGWISGLHRRSDGGLLSVTTIPNSIGSIKTRKWHRLIRPWVNHVVACACGLPLSTGLVASDDTLLLAPLDQSNAREILGNVLLAWHTGMRKPLPVAVKTAFAWLGQTDPAKALAAASKAYEGDGLTTDGERRETPALTRQFPDFATLIASEEFEGWAETLYRPLLNAPWRSLNSEEASA